In the genome of Desulfovibrio sp. Huiquan2017, the window ATGTCAAGCCCTCCCATTTGCCCTGTCTTCGACTGTTCACAGGCCAGACTTTACCCTCACCATTGCGGCTAATAGAGTGTATTCCTTTTCTTATTCGTGCTCTGCGGCACCAAGTACCGATTCGGTACGGTAGTCGTTTTGGATCGCAATTTTTGTTCGTAGTCGATGCTACCTAAAGCCCCCCGCGATCCGTTGAGGCCGTTGCCGGTGGCAAGCTGAGCTTCCACAGCAGTGCGGCCAGTTTTCGAGCCAACGCGGTAATCGCCTTTTGCGGCACGCCGTGTCGGCTCAAAATTCGGTTGTAAAACTCCCGCGCCCACTCATCCCGTTGCTTCCAGCCCCAGGCCGCTTCCACGAGCAGACTTCGCAAGCGACGTTGTCCGACCGGACGGATAAACGATTTTCCCTTCCCCCCGCCGCTTTGCCGGACTACCGGGGCCAGGCCGAGGTATGCCGTCACCTCCTCGCTGCGGCGGAAGCGTTCGGGTCGGTAGATCTCGGCCGCAAAGGCCGTCGCCACCACCTCGCCGACGCCGGGAACGGACCTCATGGCCGCGATTCGTCGCGCCTCGTCTTGTTCCCTGGCGTGCAGGCGCAGCAGTGCGTCCACCTCGCGCTGAGCCGTTTTGAGATAATGCAACTCGCTGAGAAGACTGTTTTTTGTCGCGTTGGCGCAGTGGGGGAACTCGGTTTTCGTAATCGAGGCGACTGCGGCCTGGCTCCAATGGTCGATGCCGGGCGGTTCCGGAATGCCGAAGCTCAGAAACAGAGCGCGAATTCGTTGTTTGGCCTTGCGAATCGAATCCGTGAGCTGATGACGCCTGCACAGACGATGAGGAAGTCATCGGTCATGAGGTCGAGTTCAAAGGCACTCACGTCACCGGGCTTCACGAAGGCAACAAGGTCATAGCCCTTGCGCTCATTGTTGCCCTCGGTGACGGCCTCACGGGTGACCTTGTCGATGGTCGAGGGAACACGGTAACAGCATCTCTGACCGGGGGCAAAGGTCAGAACAGGAATATACAACTTGGAGGAGGTATGGATCGAAAAACGAAATCGATCTTGCTCATCGCTTTTGGAATCGTGATAGCATTCCCGATCTTTAGCATGACTTACTACACCATGGTGAGGACATCGACGCCTGCTTTTTGTGGCTCATGCCATGAAATCAGTCCTGCCGTAATGGCATGGAAATCGTCAACGCATGTCAATAATGGTCAGGGTTTTGTGGCAGACTGCATGGACTGTCATTTACCTGCACCGCATGACACGTTTGACTTTTTTTACGCCAAAGCAGCTCACGGGCTCAAGGATGTCGTTGCCCACTTTACCGGTGGAGCGGAGACCTATGACCGTCAAGTCATGAAAGAGCACGTCTGGTCGACCATGAAAAACGACCAGTGCATGAAATGCCATCGCAACTTGCTGCACATGCCAGCAAAGCGGGGAGCAATGTTGGCGCATCGCAAAGTACTCTATGCCAACAATGGCGAGGAATATCGATGCACCGACTGTCACAGGGAATTGGTTCACAATGACCGACAGTTCTATGAATACAAGCAGTACAACGCTCCGTATCGAGCCAATGGTCTGCGAACTCTAGGGAAATAGGAGGGTTTGGAATGAGAAGAAGCGTGATTATAACACTGGCTATCGCGATGACCGCCCTTTTCGCGACAGCGGCAGCAGCACAAAACTTCCCGAAGGTTCGGGAATTGCGTATGGATAGGGCCACTCCACCTCAGGGTGTTGCCTGTATCGAATGTCATAAACAGGAAACTCCGGGCATCTTTGCCGATTGGGCTATGAGCCGACACGCCTCGGCAGGTATCACCTGCCTTGACTGCCACCAAGCACAGCCCGGCGATAAAGATATCGCAGTAGACCACGAAAAATATTACTCCAGAGGCGACATGCCCATGGGCGAGAAACAGTATTTCGTCCCCATTGCCTCTCCCGTCACCCCGAAAGATTGCTCCCGTTGCCATCCTGACGAGGCCAAGCAGTATTCCAAGAGCAAGCACGCCAACACGATTGAAGTCATGTGGAAGATTGACCCGTGGCTGAATCAGGGCATGAATTCCGACAACGAACGGAAAACCGGTTGCTACTACTGTCACGGTACGGTGCTCAAGATGAAAGACGGTAAGCTGGACCCGGCCACCTGGCCCAATGTCGGCGTCGGCCGAGTGAATCTGGACGGCTCCCTCGGTAGCTGTACCAGTTGTCATACCCGTCACCGTTTCTCAGTGATGGAAGCACGCAAGC includes:
- a CDS encoding transposase; this translates as MDALLRLHAREQDEARRIAAMRSVPGVGEVVATAFAAEIYRPERFRRSEEVTAYLGLAPVVRQSGGGKGKSFIRPVGQRRLRSLLVEAAWGWKQRDEWAREFYNRILSRHGVPQKAITALARKLAALLWKLSLPPATASTDRGGL
- a CDS encoding NapC/NirT family cytochrome c, which codes for MDRKTKSILLIAFGIVIAFPIFSMTYYTMVRTSTPAFCGSCHEISPAVMAWKSSTHVNNGQGFVADCMDCHLPAPHDTFDFFYAKAAHGLKDVVAHFTGGAETYDRQVMKEHVWSTMKNDQCMKCHRNLLHMPAKRGAMLAHRKVLYANNGEEYRCTDCHRELVHNDRQFYEYKQYNAPYRANGLRTLGK